One segment of Babylonia areolata isolate BAREFJ2019XMU chromosome 24, ASM4173473v1, whole genome shotgun sequence DNA contains the following:
- the LOC143298666 gene encoding uncharacterized protein LOC143298666 — translation MDKKQFGNFYYCGGTLAEFIYKSGEQLDVHHFRLLAAEMTIAIGFIHRRGIIHRDIKPSNIALDDEGHVRLLDFGLAIRKGQSPRGNVRAGTPVYQPPELYSDRDEPCSASEEMDWWAMGMTLLETLTRRNPLLLKKKTNRLAYDLRTFLRGLLDLDPDSRLGSQGYAQLACHELFQESPLDWELLMSGHHEPPFRPHGYVTCSCRHWGVEEEEEEEEDWEEDLAGYGHLQDHQSDIARLLRTC, via the exons ATGGATAAAAAGCAGTTTGGAAATT TCTACTACTGCGGGGGCACCTTGGCGGAGTTCATCTACAAAAGCGGAGAGCAGCTGGATGTGCATCATTTTAGACTGTTGGCTGCAGAAATGACAATCGCCATTGGCTTTATACATAGG AGGGGGATCATCCACAGGGACATCAAGCCCAGTAACATAGCCCTGGACGACGAGGGTCATGTCCGCCTCCTGGACTTCGGGCTGGCCATCCGCAAGGGCCAGTCGCCGAGAGGGAATGTGCGAGCGGGAACTCCCGTCTACCAGCCACCCGAACTGTACAGTGACCGCGACGAACCGTGTTCGGCGAGCGAG GAGATGGACTGGTGGGCAATGGGGATGACTCTGCTGGAAACACTGACCAGGAGAAACCCCTTGctgctgaaaaagaaaacaaaccgcTTGGCttatga CCTCAGAACCTTTCTACGGGGGCTTTTGGACTTGGACCCGGACAGCCGCCTCGGATCCCAGGGTTATGCCCAGTTGGCATGCCACGAGCTCTTCCAggag agccCACTGGACTGGGAGTTGCTGATGTCCGGTCATCACGAGCCTCCCTTCCGCCCCCATGGCTACGTGACCTGTTCGTGCAGGCACTGGggcgtggaggaagaggaggaggaggaggaggattgggagGAAGACCTGGCAGGCTATGGTCACCTCCAGGATCACCA AAGCGACATCGCTCGTCTGCTGCGAACGTGTTAG